Below is a genomic region from uncultured Sunxiuqinia sp..
AGACTGGCCACTGGAAATTTTTTCAGAAAGATCAATTGGTTTCTGAAGAAGAATACCTGAACAACCTAAAACATGGCATTTCAAAAACCTACTATCCAACCGGCGAACTTTTTGAACAAACATCGTTTAAATACGATTTGAAAGATGGTATTTACCGCGCGTATTTCAAAAACGGCAAACCTTACATGGAGTGCATGATGAAAAATGCCAAGCGAGAGGGCACATGTAAAGTTTATTACCAAAACGGAGCACTTGAACTGGATGCTTTTTATACAATGGGATTACGAGATAAAGAGTGGAATTATTATCATCCAAATGGCGATTTCTCGCATTCGCTTATTTACGACATGGGAATCCTGATGAATGCGATGGTTTTAGATAGTATTCAGCAACTAAAGTTCAACGAGTTGGAGAAAAACAAAAGCAAATTGGTTGACCCCGAAAAATTCATGAACGATCCCATGCAATACATGCAAAAGAACAATATTCTTCCACGATGATTGATTGGTGTTACGTGGCAATAGCAAATTTGCATGACTGTAACAAAATTGAAAGATAAGCGATGTTAAAATCCTGGTTTTTTATTGCTTCCCTAATCATCCTGACAGGAAACTTAGTGGCTCAAGATGAAGTCGAAAACTTCTACTGGGTGCGTTTCAAAGACAAGTTGGGAACAGTTTTTAGCATCAATCAGCCGGAACAGTTTTTGTCGCTGCGCGCAATTGAACGCCGCCAAAAACAAAATATCGCGGTTGATGAACTTGATTTACCGGTGTCGATCAACTACCTGCAACAGCTGAAAGAACAGGGAGCAGAAATCATTCATACATCGAAATGGCTTAATGGGGCAACCATTCGAGCAACCACATCCGTTTATGAGCAAATCAGACAAGATCTAAATTTCATTGCCTTTTCAGAACTTACCAAACCCGGTATTTTCTTGAAGTCAGCTCGCAATAAATTTCAAACCGAGCGTCAACTAAACGACATCAATATCTCCGAGTACGGCTCTTCCTACCACCAATTGCGGCTATTTAACGGACAACTACTGCATGCACTCGGCTATCGGGGAGAAGGCATGCACATTGCTGTTTTAGATGCCGGCTTTTATAAAGTCGATGAGTTACCGGCTTTCGAGCAACTGTGGGGCGAAAATCGTATACTGGGAACCAAAGATTTTGTCGATCCCGGAGGTGATGTTTTTCTGGCACACACCCATGGCACGAATGTACTTTCGACAATGGGAGGATATGTCAAAAATAAATTAATTGGAACCGCTCCTGAAGCATCTTACTATTTGCTGCGCAGCGAAGATGGTGCGACGGAATACCCGACTGAAGAAGACAACTGGGTTGCAGCTGCTGAATGGGCTGACAGTGCCGGCTGCGATGTTATTAATTCGTCCTTAGGCTATACAACCTTTGATGACGCGGATATGAATCACAGTTATGCTGAGATGGACGGGAACACCACCCGAATCACGAAAGCTGCAAACATTGCGGTGGAAAAAGGCATGCTGGTGTTTTCCAGCGCAGGAAACGAAGCCAATAATCCATGGAGATATTTGGTTGCTCCTTCGGATGGAAACTTGGTAATTGGTGTTGCGGCAGTTAATAACGATAGCATTTGGGCGCCGTTTAGCTCTTTGGGTCCGAGTGCCGATGGCGACGTAAAACCGAATCTGGCAGCAGTTGGCTGG
It encodes:
- a CDS encoding S8 family serine peptidase codes for the protein MLKSWFFIASLIILTGNLVAQDEVENFYWVRFKDKLGTVFSINQPEQFLSLRAIERRQKQNIAVDELDLPVSINYLQQLKEQGAEIIHTSKWLNGATIRATTSVYEQIRQDLNFIAFSELTKPGIFLKSARNKFQTERQLNDINISEYGSSYHQLRLFNGQLLHALGYRGEGMHIAVLDAGFYKVDELPAFEQLWGENRILGTKDFVDPGGDVFLAHTHGTNVLSTMGGYVKNKLIGTAPEASYYLLRSEDGATEYPTEEDNWVAAAEWADSAGCDVINSSLGYTTFDDADMNHSYAEMDGNTTRITKAANIAVEKGMLVFSSAGNEANNPWRYLVAPSDGNLVIGVAAVNNDSIWAPFSSLGPSADGDVKPNLAAVGWGTILQKTDGRIGPSNGTSFASPILAGMAACLWQAHPDATNLEIKEALEKSASQYAYPNDTLGYGIPNFHLANLSLRPTDQHTKTDKWTALPNPFSEGIYLFQTTPKPTGEITISLFSALGNCLYKQVFQYVSSIFIPNLANLPAGLILLKIETNTDNTVIKLIKVN